A genomic region of Pelodiscus sinensis isolate JC-2024 chromosome 1, ASM4963464v1, whole genome shotgun sequence contains the following coding sequences:
- the LOC112543526 gene encoding P2Y purinoceptor 8-like — protein sequence MGRLENSTIEMLKNQMLQTTLPALYLFIFIISIPLNSISLWFLCRYSRPWTPIIVFSINLTITDLLYSMLLPFQVVYHLRGNDWPFGQVLCRIVTVLFYANMHCSVLTMTSISIERYLGIVHPLQHRTIRPIRTALLTCIIIWIFVLLLHFPLMKTELTFQVQELQITTCFDVLPKNMFPSRNSFIAYFGSQVLLCFLLPLLVMAFCYTSVIRALLNAPPDQLKEIKNQTIYLIVVLLTVFVLCYVPNIVISIIHFVYTTQNKTVYVEYKLSLALNSLNCCFDPLVYFFGSKEFRRKIQKKFCRCIPDIFSESPTVFSEQDLPLTAREHALNH from the coding sequence ATGGGAAGACTTGAAAACAGCACAATAGAAATGCTTAAGAACCAAATGCTGCAGACCACTTTGCCTGCCCTTTatttgttcattttcatcatcagtATTCCCCTGAATTCTATCTCCTTGTGGTTCCTTTGCCGTTACTCAAGACCTTGGACTCCCATCATCGTGTTTTCCATTAATCTGACAATCACGGACTTGCTGTACAGCATGCTCCTCCCTTTTCAAGTTGTCTACCACTTACGAGGAAATGACTGGCCCTTTGGACAGGTTCTGTGCCGCATTGTGACTGTGCTATTCTATGCAAACATGCACTGTTCTGTTTTAACCATGACAAGCATCAGCATAGAACGCTACCTAGGAATTGTTCACCCACTCCAGCACAGGACCATTAGACCCATTAGAACAGCTCTCTTGACATGCATCATCATTTGGATATTTGTTTTACTGCTGCACTTCCCACTCATGAAGACAGAGCTAACCTTCCAGGTACAGGAGTTGCAGATAACTACTTGCTTTGATGTATTACCCAAAAATATGTTTCCTTCAAGAAATTCTTTCATCGCTTATTTTGGCTCTCAAGTTCTCCTATGCTTTCTCCTACCTTTGCTAGTTATGGCATTCTGCTACACCTCAGTCATTCGAGCTCTTCTTAATGCCCCTCCTGATCAATTAAAAGAAATTAAGAATCAGACAATTTATTTGATAGTTGTGTTGCTTACAGTCTTTGTACTGTGTTATGTGCCCAATATTGTGATATCAATCATCCATTTTGTCTATACTACCCAAAATAAGACTGTTTATGTGGAATATAAGCTGTCTCTGGCTTTGAATAGCCTTAATTGCTGCTTCGATCCACTTGTTTATTTTTTTGGTTCCAAAGAGTTTCGACGAAAGATACAGAAGAAGTTCTGCAGATGCATACCTGATATATTCAGTGAAAGTCCCACTGTCTTTTCAGAGCAAGATTTGCCATTAACAGCCAGAGAACATGCACTAaatcattaa